The Miscanthus floridulus cultivar M001 chromosome 7, ASM1932011v1, whole genome shotgun sequence genome includes a region encoding these proteins:
- the LOC136467961 gene encoding carboxyl-terminal-processing peptidase 2, chloroplastic-like: MATCSRPLFVSDSASSASPSRASLRRLHTVAAASIWEPLPRTPLWAAPCRFAQTKQCSRRSTECFASGPSVSRLTRPIRKMLSRYSSLMIVLHGNLSRCYKAMSALRPDGASRHFMSAGFGRVVLGVVLVMSISAASYTAPASSALTEENLLFLEAWRAVDRAYYDKSFNGQSWFRYRENALRNEPMNTREETYAAIKKMLSTLDDPFTRFLEPEKLKSLRSGTQGALTGVGLSIGYPMAINGSPSGVAVMTATPGGPAEKAGILPGDIILAIDDRSTEDMDIYDAAERLQGPEGSSVDLSIRSGTNTRHVVLKRQTVTLNPVRSRMCEIPGSKDSSKIGYIKLTTFNQNAAESVKEAIKTLRDNNVKSFVLDLRNNSGGLFPEGIQIAKIWMDKGVIVYICDSQGVRDIYEADGADTIAASEPLVVLVNKGTASASEILAGALKDSKRAVVYGEPTYGKGKIQSVFGLSDGSGLAVTVARYETPAHTDIDKVGVIPDRPLPTSFPTDEDGFCSCLKDSTAACNLNAAQLFARS, translated from the exons ATGGCGACGTGCTCTCGCCCGCTCTTCGTCTCCGACTCCGCGTCCTCCGCCTCACCGTCGCGGGCGTCCCTTCGCCGCCTTCACACG GTAGCAGCAGCATCGATATGGGAACCCCTGCCCCGCACACCACTGTGGGCTGCACCCTGCCGTTTCGCCCAAACGAAGCAATGCTCAAGGAGATCCACCGAGTGTTTCGCGAGTGGACCATCCGTGTCCAGATTGACGCGGCCAATAAGGAAAATGCTGTCTCGTTACTCTTCACTGATGATCGTCTTGCACGGCAACCTCAGCCGGTGCTACAAGGCCATGAGCGCGCTGCGGCCAGATGGGGCATCCAGGCACTTCATGTCTGCTGGTTTCGGACGCGTTGTTTTAGGGGTGGTGCTGGTGATGTCCATCTCGGCAGCTTCTTATACAGCACCTGCGT CATCGGCGCTTACAGAGGAAAACTTGCTTTTCCTGGAGGCTTGGCGTGCGGTTGATCGAGCATACTATGACAAATCTTTCAATGGACAAAGTTGGTTTAGATACCGTGAAAATGCCCTTCGCAATGAACCGATGAACACAAGGGAAGAGACAT ATGCAGCAATCAAGAAAATGCTTTCAACATTGGATGACCCATTTACTCGTTTCTTGGAACCtgagaaattgaagagcttgcgG TCTGGTACGCAAGGCGCACTCACGGGTGTAGGTTTGTCGATTGGTTACCCAATGGCAATTAATGGATCGCCTTCAGGAGTTGCTGTCATGACAGCCACCCCTGGTGGTCCTGCAGAAAAGGCGGGCATTCTTCCTGGAGACATCATTTTGGCAATTGATGACAGAAGCACTGAAGACATGGATATATATGATGCCGCAGAACGCTTACA GGGCCCTGAAGGAAGTTCAGTAGATTTGTCTATTCGTAGTGGGACCAATACCAGGCATGTTGTTCTGAA gAGACAAACAGTCACTTTAAACCCAGTGAGGTCGAGGATGTGTGAGATTCCAGGTTCCAAAGATAGCTCAAAGATCGGTTACATCAAATTGACAACATTTAACCAAAATGCTGCAG AATCTGTTAAGGAAGCCATTAAGACATTAAGGGACAACAATGTTAAATCCTTTGTGTTGGATCTGCGGAATAACAG TGGTGGCCTTTTTCCTGAAGGAATTCAAATTGCAAAGATATG GATGGACAAGGGTGttattgtatatatatgtgatagccAAGGTGTTCGTGACATTTATGAGGCAGATGGAGCTGATACGATTGCTGCATCTGAACCTTTGGTTGTGCTG GTAAATAAAGGAACTGCGAGTGCAAGTGAGATCCTTGCTGGAGCACTGAAAGACAGTAAAAGGGCAGTCGTATATGGGGAACCAACATATGGAAAAGG GAAGATTCAGTCAGTTTTTGGATTATCTGATGGATCTGGCTTAGCTGTAACTGTAGCACGCTATGAAACTCCTGCGCATACCGACATTGACAAG GTTGGTGTGATTCCAGACCGACCACTGCCAACGTCGTTCCCTACAGATGAAGATGGCTTCTGCAGCTGCCTTAAGGATTCGACGGCTGCTTGCAATCTGAATGCTGCTCAGCTGTTTGCAAGATCATGA
- the LOC136467964 gene encoding uncharacterized protein isoform X1, whose product MDAGDASTSLALTAAEPSPPSPTRRSKRPGNPPKRFVHTPIPLSILSDPTLATAATSLLPASYNFELPKTAHRIRSAGARRVVLQLPEGLLLFALPLSHLLAPYLEPDPANDVLVLADATYGACCLADRPATALAADVLVHYGHSCLVPVTSSLLPVLYVFVEIRVDAARLAAAVRNAFPDPAAAPRLAIAGTVQFIAAVHAAREMLTKEGYRDIVVPQAKPLSAGEILGCTAPTLKKSEEVGAVVFVADGRFHLEAFMIANPGVKAYRFDPFLGVLVLEEYDHVGMKQARKAAVLAARKANNWGVILGTLGRQGSTKVLDRVVEHLEEKELEHTVVLVSELSPARMELFGDSIDAWVQIACPRLSIDWGEGFKKPVLTTFEFDVALGYVPGWWEKGSRECGGECGSGCCSGSGTCGNCNCSGGDFDGDYPMDYYSQDGGDWNSCYMKKKPSTGERKLRVRIAGNGVKAEEKHGNQDSCEVVR is encoded by the exons atgGACGCCGGCGACGCGTCCACCTCGCTTGCCCTAACGGCGGCGGAGCCATCACCGCCGAGCCCCACCAGGAGGAGCAAGAGGCCGGGCAACCCGCCGAAGCGCTTCGTGCACACCCCGATCCCGCTCTCCATCCTCTCCGACCCGACCCTGGCCACCGCCGCCACGTCCCTCCTCCCGGCCAGCTACAACTTCGAGCTCCCCAAGACGGCGCACCGCATACGGTCCGCGGGCGCCCGCCGCGTGGTTTTGCAGCTCCCCGAGGGCCTGCTCCTCTTCGCGCTCCCGCTCTCGCACCTCCTCGCGCCCTACCTCGAGCCCGACCCCGCCAacgacgtcctcgtcctcgccgACGCCACCTACGGGGCCTGCTGCCTCGCCGACCGCCCCGCCACGGCGCTCGCcgccgacgtcctcgtccactaCGGCCACTCCTGCCTCGTCCCCGTCACGTCCTCCCTCCTCCCTGTGCTTTACGTCTTCGTCGAGATCCGCGTCGACGCCGCTCGCCTCGCCGCTGCCGTCCGCAACGCCTTCCCGGACCCCGCCGCCGCGCCCCGCCTCGCCATCGCCGGGACCGTGCAGTTCATCGCCGCGGTGCACGCCGCGCGCGAGATGCTCACGAAAGAGGGCTACCGCGACATCGTCGTGCCGCAGGCGAAGCCGCTCTCCGCCGGCGAGATTCTGGGGTGCACCGCCCCGACGCTCAAGAAATCGGAGGAGGTGGGCGCGGTGGTGTTCGTCGCCGACGGGAGGTTCCACCTCGAGGCGTTTATGATCGCCAATCCCGGGGTGAAGGCCTACCGTTTCGACCCATTTCTTGGGGTTCTCGTGCTGGAGGAGTATGACCATGTTGGCATGAAGCAGGCGAGGAAAGCGGCGGTGTTGGCGGCGAGGAAGGCCAATAACTGGGGAGTCATACTCGGCACCCTGGGAAGGCAGGGGAGCACGAAGGTTCTCGACAGGGTGGTAGAGCATCTGGAGGAGAAAGAGTTGGAGCACACAGTGGTGCTCGTGTCGGAGCTTTCCCCGGCAAGGATGGAGCTGTTTGGAGATTCGATTGATGCTTGGGTGCAAATTGCTTGTCCTCGCTTGTCCATCGATTGGGGGGAGGGTTTCAAGAAGCCAGTGCTGACAACCTTCGAGTTTGATGTCGCACTGGGCTATGTCCCTGGGTGGTGGGAGAAGGGGAGTAGGGAATGTGGTGGTGAATGTGGTAGTGGGTGTTGTTCAGGATCAGGAACTTGTGGAAACTGCAACTGCAGTGGTGGCGATTTTGATGGTGACTACCCGATGGATTATTATTCGCAAGATGGAGGTGATTGGAATAGCTGCTACATGAAGAAGAAGCCATCTACTGGTGAGAGGAAATTGCGGGTTCGGATTG CAGGCAACGGAGTTAAAGCCGAGGAGAAGCATGGAAATCAGGACTCTTGTGAGGTGGTCAGGTGA
- the LOC136467967 gene encoding uncharacterized protein, translated as MASTAMDHDGGGDVVTPGELLGNSLTLAAGRGAYADGRSVRASVTGRRRIVPPAPGSDDQRSTVEVVGHKAHGAVPQPGSVIIARVTKVMARMASADIMCVDSKAIKEKFTGMIRQQDVRATEIDKVDMYQSYRPGDIVKAMVLSLGDARAYYLSTAKNELGVVSAQSIAGGTLVPISWTEMQCDLTGQIEQRKVAKVE; from the exons ATGGCGTCCACCGCGATGGaccacgacggcggcggcgacgtggTCACACCAGGGGAGCTGCTCGGCAACTCGTTAACCCTCGCGGCCGGACGCGGCGCCTACGCCGACGGCCGCTCCGTGCGCGCGTCGGTCACCGGGCGCCGCCGCATCGTGCCGCCCGCACCTGGCTCCGACGACCAA AGATCCAcggtggaggtggtggggcaCAAGGCCCATGGAGCTGTGCCGCAGCCGGGAAGCGTCATCATCGCCCGA GTAACAAAGGTTATGGCTAGAATGGCCTCTGCAGATATCATGTGTGTCGACTCAAAGGCTATCAAAGAAAAGTTCACTGGCATGATAAG GCAGCAAGATGTTCGTGCAACAGAAATTGACAAGGTGGATATGTACCAGTCATATCGGCCTGGAGACATTGTTAAAGCTATGGTT CTTTCCCTTGGTGATGCAAGGGCATATTACCTTTCCACGGCGAAGAATGAACTTGGAGTCGTTTCAGCACAAAGTATAGCTG GTGGTACATTGGTCCCAATCAGCTGGACTGAGATGCAATGTGACTTGACTGGTCAAATTGAGCAAAGGAAAGTTGCGAAGGTGGAATAG
- the LOC136467964 gene encoding uncharacterized protein isoform X2 — translation MDAGDASTSLALTAAEPSPPSPTRRSKRPGNPPKRFVHTPIPLSILSDPTLATAATSLLPASYNFELPKTAHRIRSAGARRVVLQLPEGLLLFALPLSHLLAPYLEPDPANDVLVLADATYGACCLADRPATALAADVLVHYGHSCLVPVTSSLLPVLYVFVEIRVDAARLAAAVRNAFPDPAAAPRLAIAGTVQFIAAVHAAREMLTKEGYRDIVVPQAKPLSAGEILGCTAPTLKKSEEVGAVVFVADGRFHLEAFMIANPGVKAYRFDPFLGVLVLEEYDHVGMKQARKAAVLAARKANNWGVILGTLGRQGSTKVLDRVVEHLEEKELEHTVVLVSELSPARMELFGDSIDAWVQIACPRLSIDWGEGFKKPVLTTFEFDVALGYVPGWWEKGSRECGGECGSGCCSGSGTCGNCNCSGGDFDGDYPMDYYSQDGGDWNSCYMKKKPSTGERKLRVRIGNGVKAEEKHGNQDSCEVVR, via the exons atgGACGCCGGCGACGCGTCCACCTCGCTTGCCCTAACGGCGGCGGAGCCATCACCGCCGAGCCCCACCAGGAGGAGCAAGAGGCCGGGCAACCCGCCGAAGCGCTTCGTGCACACCCCGATCCCGCTCTCCATCCTCTCCGACCCGACCCTGGCCACCGCCGCCACGTCCCTCCTCCCGGCCAGCTACAACTTCGAGCTCCCCAAGACGGCGCACCGCATACGGTCCGCGGGCGCCCGCCGCGTGGTTTTGCAGCTCCCCGAGGGCCTGCTCCTCTTCGCGCTCCCGCTCTCGCACCTCCTCGCGCCCTACCTCGAGCCCGACCCCGCCAacgacgtcctcgtcctcgccgACGCCACCTACGGGGCCTGCTGCCTCGCCGACCGCCCCGCCACGGCGCTCGCcgccgacgtcctcgtccactaCGGCCACTCCTGCCTCGTCCCCGTCACGTCCTCCCTCCTCCCTGTGCTTTACGTCTTCGTCGAGATCCGCGTCGACGCCGCTCGCCTCGCCGCTGCCGTCCGCAACGCCTTCCCGGACCCCGCCGCCGCGCCCCGCCTCGCCATCGCCGGGACCGTGCAGTTCATCGCCGCGGTGCACGCCGCGCGCGAGATGCTCACGAAAGAGGGCTACCGCGACATCGTCGTGCCGCAGGCGAAGCCGCTCTCCGCCGGCGAGATTCTGGGGTGCACCGCCCCGACGCTCAAGAAATCGGAGGAGGTGGGCGCGGTGGTGTTCGTCGCCGACGGGAGGTTCCACCTCGAGGCGTTTATGATCGCCAATCCCGGGGTGAAGGCCTACCGTTTCGACCCATTTCTTGGGGTTCTCGTGCTGGAGGAGTATGACCATGTTGGCATGAAGCAGGCGAGGAAAGCGGCGGTGTTGGCGGCGAGGAAGGCCAATAACTGGGGAGTCATACTCGGCACCCTGGGAAGGCAGGGGAGCACGAAGGTTCTCGACAGGGTGGTAGAGCATCTGGAGGAGAAAGAGTTGGAGCACACAGTGGTGCTCGTGTCGGAGCTTTCCCCGGCAAGGATGGAGCTGTTTGGAGATTCGATTGATGCTTGGGTGCAAATTGCTTGTCCTCGCTTGTCCATCGATTGGGGGGAGGGTTTCAAGAAGCCAGTGCTGACAACCTTCGAGTTTGATGTCGCACTGGGCTATGTCCCTGGGTGGTGGGAGAAGGGGAGTAGGGAATGTGGTGGTGAATGTGGTAGTGGGTGTTGTTCAGGATCAGGAACTTGTGGAAACTGCAACTGCAGTGGTGGCGATTTTGATGGTGACTACCCGATGGATTATTATTCGCAAGATGGAGGTGATTGGAATAGCTGCTACATGAAGAAGAAGCCATCTACTGGTGAGAGGAAATTGCGGGTTCGGATTG GCAACGGAGTTAAAGCCGAGGAGAAGCATGGAAATCAGGACTCTTGTGAGGTGGTCAGGTGA